The genomic region AAAGTAATGACGGAATTGAAAGTTTCAACCTACCTACCCTAAATGCGCAAGTTTTAGGTAATCAACCATCAACATTCAACATCAGCTATCATAGTTCTAGTATAGATGCAAATCAAAATATAAATTCATTACCTAATAATTTGAATACGGGAACAACAGTCATATGGGCTCGATTAGAAAATAATCAACAACAAGTTTGTTTTACTATAGAACCTATACAAATTACTGTTTTTCCACATCCGGTTATTGAATTACCTGAAGATATCAACAAATGTATAGATGATATTGTAACCATTACTGCTCCAGCAGGATTTAATCTATATAACTGGAGTAATGGAGAAACGACACGCAGTATACAGATAGAAGCTGCAGGTGATTACACCGTTACAGGGACAGATAGTAATGGATGCACTGCTGCAGATACAATTACCATTTCTAATTATGAGCCTACCATATTTACAAGTATTGAAGTAAGACAATTTACCTTAAGAGACAACCGCATAGAAGTTAGCGTTTCTGGTAGTGGTCCATGGGAATATAGTATCGATGATTTTTTCTATCAATCTTTGCCAGTATTTAGCGATTTATTACCAGGTTTCTATAACATTAATGTACGTTCTTTAAATGGCTGTGATCAATTAACCATACCTACAACTATTATAGCAGCGCCTAATTTTTTCACACCTAATCAAGATGGATTTCATGATTACTGGCAAGTGATAGCGATAGAAACAGAACCAGATGCACAGATTTATATTTTTGACAGATTTGGTAAACTATTAAAACAGCTTTCTCCTACAGGCATTGGTTGGGATGGTACATATAATGGAAACCCTATGCCTAGTACAGATTATTGGTTTAAGGTCATACTCAATGACGGTCAATCTTTCAGAGGCCATTTTAGTCTTAAAAGGTAAGTTTTTAACTTCGCTTTCGCGAAAGCAGAATTCAAAAAATCTTATTTTTACAACACATGAAATTTAAGATACAATCAGAATTTAAACCTACAGGCGATCAACCTAAAGCGATCAAATCGTTAGTAGAAGGAATTAATAATGGTGATAAATACCAGACACTTTTAGGTGTTACGGGAAGTGGTAAAACGTTTACAGCTGCAAATGTTATACAAGAAACACAACGACCTACATTAATCCTTTCACATAATAAAACTCTAGCGGCTCAACTTTACTCTGAGATGAAAGCTTTTTTCCCAGATAATGCTGTTGAATATTTTGTGTCTTATTACGATTATTATCAGCCAGAAGCCTTTATCCCTAGTAGTGGTACTTATATCGAGAAAGATCTTTCCATTAATGAGGATATAGAAAAGATGCGATTAAGCACTACATCTGCCCTATTATCAGGTCGTCGTGATGTAATCGTGGTAGCATCTGTGTCGTGTCTGTATGGTATAGGTAATCCAGTAGAGTTTCAAAAAAATGTAATAAGACTTAAACGTGATCAAATCATAGCGCGCACCCAATTGTTACATCAACTGGTTCAAAGTTTATATTCTAGAACTACCGCAGATTTTAATCGCGGTAATTTTAGAATCAATGGAGATACCATAGATGTCTTCCCTAGTTATGCCGACTATGCGTTTAAGATTCATTTTTTTGGTGATGAGATCGAATTAATTGAAACATTCAATCCAGTTGATGGGAGATTGATGGAACAATGGAAAGAGATTACTATATATCCTGCAAATATGTTTGTCACATCGCCAGATGTTTTACAAAATGCAATACACAGTATTCAAGAAGATCTAGTTAAACAAGTTGAATATTTTAAAGAAATAGGGAAACCACTTGAGGCTAAACGACTGCAGGAAAGAACAGAATTTGATTTAGAAATGATTAGAGAATTAGGTTATTGTTCTGGTATTGAAAATTATAGCCGTTATCTAGATGGTAGATTACCAGGCACACGTCCATTCTGTCTATTAGATTATTTTCCTGAAGACTTTTTAATGGTCATAGATGAAAGTCATGTGACCGTTCCACAAGTAAGTGCTATGTATGGTGGTGATCGGTCCCGTAAGGAGAACCTAGTAGATTACGGATTTCGTTTACCAGCAGCAATGGATAACAGACCTTTAAAATTTGAAGAGTTTGAAATGCTGCAAAATCAAGTATTATATGTAAGCGCCACACCTGCTGACTATGAACTAGAAAAAACGGAAGGAGTATATACAGAGCAAATTATAAGGCCTACAGGACTATTAGATCCTGTTATTGAAGTAAGGCCTAGCCAAAACCAAATTGACGATTTAGTTGAAGAAATTCATAAAAGAGTTGATCTAGATGAGCGTGTTCTAGTAACTACACTTACCAAAAGAATGGCCGAAGAACTTACTAAATATTTATCACGCATTTCAATAAGATGTCGTTACATACATAGTGATGTAGATACTTTAGAACGTGTCGCTATAATGCATGATTTGCGTAGTGGTTTATTTGATGTTCTCATAGGAGTAAATTTACTAAGAGAAGGATTAGACCTTCCAGAAGTATCACTAGTAGCAATACTAGATGCTGATAAGGAAGGCTTTTTAAGAAACAATAGATCCTTAACGCAAACTATAGGTCGTGCTGCTCGTAATGTAAACGGTCTGGCTATTTTATATGCAGATAAGATTACAAATAGTATGCAAATGACTATCGATCAAACGGAATATCGTAGATCAAAACAAATAGCGTATAACGAAGCCCATGGTCTAAAACCTATGGCAATAAAGAAAACTTTAGAAACCGCACTCACCAAAAAGAGAGAAGCTACATATACCATTGAAAAATCATTAAATCTTGCTGCTGCCGAGGAAGAAGCAACTTATTTAAGTAAAGATAAGCTAGAACAGAAGATTAGAGATACTAGAAAACAGATGGAAAAAGCAGCGAAAGAACTTGATTTTATGGAAGCCGCAAGATTGAGAGATCAGATTAAAATGTTACAAGAGAAAGTAAAAGAGGCATAAAACATACAATTCATCAACATTTACTCAATTTTTCAACGATTTAAATCGAGTTTTAACGTTTTAATTCGCTATATAGAAATTAATCACGATTAAGTACACAATTAACCACTACTACCTTATACGAGCCTATGTAAACTGATAGTTTTCAAGTATATTGAGATACTCAAAAATAACTACTCATGCTTAAACCCATCATATTTACAATAGTCTTTTTATTTTCTTGTCTAGGATTTGCTCAAGTAGGTATAGGTACCGTCGCTCCTACAGCAGATTTAGAAATTATGGCTAGAACGACTTTGGCTGCTGGAGAACACAACGGTATTATAATTCCTAAAGTCACTGCATTACCGGCTACTACGGCACCATCTGGGACTATTCTATATCTAGAAGGTGGAGCAAATGCCGGGTTTTATTTTAGTAATGGTAGTTCTTTCCAAAACGTATCAGATATTTTAAGTGCGAGTGGTAATGGTTCATTTTATAATCGAGGTACCACAACAGATGTTACAGTCGATACATCTTCTGATGCTTATAGAATTGGACGCACAGCTTTTGGGCAAGATTCATCCAATGCTGCGATTGTAAGTATAGAAAACGAAACACCTGCTGGCGGAGATAAAAGATTATTAGACCTTGAAAACAGAAACTCGAGTACAGCAGTGGGAACTAACACGTCTTTAATCAACGGAAGCAATACTAGTACACCAGGCGGACAGAAAGCTGGAGCTCTATTTAATATTAGTAGTACGGGATTAGGTAGCCATGTTGGTATCGAAAACACTGTTTTGATAAATAATAGTAGTGTCGTAGAAAATTATGGAATAAACAATATAGTTGATAGTAATTCTACAGCCTCTGCAACTACATATGGAATTAAATCAGAGGTTGGAAACCCAAGCAGTACGGGAATTAGGTATGGAATTTACAGTACCGTAATTAATGATGGATCACAAG from Nonlabens arenilitoris harbors:
- the uvrB gene encoding excinuclease ABC subunit UvrB, which encodes MKFKIQSEFKPTGDQPKAIKSLVEGINNGDKYQTLLGVTGSGKTFTAANVIQETQRPTLILSHNKTLAAQLYSEMKAFFPDNAVEYFVSYYDYYQPEAFIPSSGTYIEKDLSINEDIEKMRLSTTSALLSGRRDVIVVASVSCLYGIGNPVEFQKNVIRLKRDQIIARTQLLHQLVQSLYSRTTADFNRGNFRINGDTIDVFPSYADYAFKIHFFGDEIELIETFNPVDGRLMEQWKEITIYPANMFVTSPDVLQNAIHSIQEDLVKQVEYFKEIGKPLEAKRLQERTEFDLEMIRELGYCSGIENYSRYLDGRLPGTRPFCLLDYFPEDFLMVIDESHVTVPQVSAMYGGDRSRKENLVDYGFRLPAAMDNRPLKFEEFEMLQNQVLYVSATPADYELEKTEGVYTEQIIRPTGLLDPVIEVRPSQNQIDDLVEEIHKRVDLDERVLVTTLTKRMAEELTKYLSRISIRCRYIHSDVDTLERVAIMHDLRSGLFDVLIGVNLLREGLDLPEVSLVAILDADKEGFLRNNRSLTQTIGRAARNVNGLAILYADKITNSMQMTIDQTEYRRSKQIAYNEAHGLKPMAIKKTLETALTKKREATYTIEKSLNLAAAEEEATYLSKDKLEQKIRDTRKQMEKAAKELDFMEAARLRDQIKMLQEKVKEA